The following coding sequences are from one Brienomyrus brachyistius isolate T26 chromosome 15, BBRACH_0.4, whole genome shotgun sequence window:
- the henmt1 gene encoding small RNA 2'-O-methyltransferase: MFSPSLCTQRHNFVVDFVQQHKPKKVIDLGCADCRLLRRLRFLRDVEFLVGVDIKSSSIKKKMHSLAPFPGEYLQPGNKPLTIELYEGSVIEEEPRTKGFDLATCIELIEHLQLAEVGRFSEVLFGYMQPTAVIVSTPNADFNCLLPGRPKLRNPDHKFEWTQVEFHSWASGICGAYGYAVEFTGVGKVTNGPESSGFCSQIGVFKRESSRSNVPPGDEVTEDVPVYSVLYRMEYPSLQNNNIFQRTLVNEVLYWAEHLRTQWAASQRGIGPEQTQDSQGLGAAAEGEQPFLHEGFLCIPLSSFMSCPRVRELSGSMVHLRDLLLGDPRVRLIANSVALDMGEEDPGVQSEEQADAWGSGRHGNVAVEEGIKEDWGAQVCKP; this comes from the exons ATGTTTTCCCCATCGCTGTGCACGCAGAGGCACAACTTTGTCGTGGATTTCGTGCAACAGCACAAGCCGAAGAAG GTCATTGATCTCGGGTGTGCCGACTGCAGGCTACTCAGAAGACTCCGATTCCTGCGTGATGTTGAGTTTCTGGTCGGAGTGGATATTAAAAGTTCTtccattaaaaagaaaat GCACAGTTTAGCTCCCTTTCCAGGTGAATATTTACAGCCAGGAAATAAGCCATTAACTATTGAGCTGTATGAAGGGTCTGTTATAGAGGAGGAACCTCGCACCAAAGGCTTTGATCTGGCAACGTGCATTGAGCT CATTGAGCACCTTCAGCTTGCTGAAGTGGGCAGGTTCTCTGAGGTTCTTTTTGGCTACATGCAGCCCACAGCTGTGATTGTCAGCACCCCAAATGCAGACTTTAACTGCCTGTTACCGGGGAGGCCCAAGTTAAGGAACCCTGACCACAAGTTCGAGTGGACACAGGTGGAATTTCACAGCTG GGCCTCTGGCATATGTGGAGCCTACGGCTATGCAGTTGAGTTCACTGGAGTAGGGAAAGTCACCAATGGTCCAGAAAGCTCTGGATTTTGTTCCCAGATTGGTGTATTTAAGAGGGAATCATCTCGCAGTAACGTTCCCCCTGGGGATGAGGTCACTGAGGATGTGCCAGTATACAGTGTG CTCTATAGAATGGAGTATCCGAGTCTGCAGAATAATAATATCTTTCAGAGGACCTTAGTGAATGAGGTCCTTTATTGGGCAGAGCATCTCAGGACTCAGTGGGCAGCCTCTCAGAGGGGCATCGGCCCAGAACAGACCCAGGACAGCCAAGGCCTGGGTGCCGCAGCTGAGGGGGAGCAGCCCTTCCTGCATGAGGGCTTCCTCTGCATTCCTCTCTCCAGTTTTATGTCTTGCCCCCGGGTGCGAGAACTCAGTGGCAGCATGGTGCACCTGAGGGATCTCCTACTGGGCGACCCACGGGTGAGGCTGATCGCCAACTCTGTGGCGTTGGATATGGGCGAGGAAGATCCGGGGGTCCAGAGCGAGGAGCAGGCTGACGCTTGGGGCAGCGGGCGCCATGGAAACGTGGCAGTCGAGGAAGGAATCAAGGAGGATTGGGGCGCGCAGGTCTGCAAGCCCTGA
- the LOC125708746 gene encoding pre-mRNA-splicing factor 38B-like isoform X1 encodes MANNLAMVGNQQQQAVNKPAAGKQGNVLPLWGNEKTMNLNPMILTNVLSSPYFKVQLYELKTYHEVVDEIYFKVTHVEPWEKGSRKTAGQTGMCGGVRGVGTGGIVSTAFCLLYKLFTLKLTRKQVMGLITHTDSPYIRALGFMYIRYTQPPSDLLDWFDGFLDDEEELDVKAGGGCVMTIGEMLRSFLTKLEWFSTLFPRIPVPVQKMIDQQIKSRPRKVLKKDGKEEMETERSPRRTPTPRRSPKRSRSKSHHRDGHGSSSFDWQLERERERQRKEREGMDKDRAERDRAAKDRWRSHSPERVSGLHGGRGRDHRRSRSASRDKKNERLEREGDGNRSQRKGRDQEKGRATERDRERSRDRRAKGEAEDRKHREEHDDKRHKDKRRAKKLSGIREGRHRSRNRGTKRSHSRSKDGTTRQRSEWPGSKRSRSRGRVDGEDRARKREQSRSKERMYQREHSNGKEQPSKGEDRRSHGVDLGNGALRSRAESS; translated from the exons ATGGCCAACAATCTGGCGATGGTGggcaaccagcagcagcaggccGTGAACAAGCCCGCTGCGGGAAAGCAGGGTAACGTGTTACCGCTTTGGGGCAACGAGAAGACAATGAACCTAAACCCGATGATCCTGACCAACGTCCTGTCGTCTCCTTACTTCAAGGTCCAGCTGTATGAGCTGAAAACCTACCATGAAGTCGTGGACGAAATCTACTTTAAG GTGACTCATGTTGAACCCTGGGAGAAAGGGAGTCGGAAGACAGCAGGGCAGACAGGCATGTGTGGGGGG gtccgtggagttggAACAGGAGGCATTGTCTCGACAGCCTTCTGTCTGCTGTACAAGCTGTTCACGCTGAAACTCACACGCAAACAGGTGATGGGGCTGATCACGCACACGGACTCCCCCTACATCCGAGCCCTCGGCTTCATGTACATAAG ATACACCCAGCCTCCTTCGGACCTTCTGGACTGGTTTGATGGGTTTCTTGATGATGAAGAG GAGCTGGATGTGAAAGCAGGAGGTGGCTGTGTCATGACCATAGGGGAGATGCTGCGATCTTTCCTCACCAAGCTGGAGTGGTTCTCCACCCTTTTCCCACGCATCCCAGTGCCCGTTCAGAAGATGATAGACCAGCAGATAAAGAGCAGGCCAAGGAAGGTCCTCAAGAAGGATGGTaaagaggagatggagactgaaAG GTCTCCCAGGAGAACACCCACCCCTCGGAGATCTCCCAAAAGGTCAAGGAGCAAGAGCCACCACCGAGATGGGCACGGATCCAGCAGTTTCGACTGGCagctggagagagagagggagcgacaGAGGAAAGAGAGGGAGGGGATGGACAAGGACAGGGCTGAACGGGACAGGGCAGCCAAGGACCGTTGGCGCTCCCACAGCCCGGAACGAGTCTCAGGGCTACATGGGGGCAGAGGGAGGGACCACCGGCGCAGTCGTAGTGCCAGCCGAGACAAAAAGAATGAACGCTTGGAAAGGGAGGGCGACGGGAACAGGAGCCAGAGGAAGGGCCGAGACCAGGAGAAAGGCAGGGCCACCGAGCGGGACCGAGAGAGATCGCGAGACAGGAGGGCCAAGGGCGAGGCAGaggacaggaagcacagggaggAGCACGATGACAAGCGGCACAAGGACAAGCGCAGGGCCAAGAAGCTTAGCGGGATCCGGGAGGGGAGGCACCGCAGCCGGAACCGAGGTACTAAGCGCAGCCACAGCAGGAGCAAGGACGGGACCACCAGGCAGAGGTCGGAGTGGCCCGGGAGCAAGAGGAGCAGGAGCAGAGGCAGGGTCGACGGGGAGGACAGGGCCAGGAAGAGGGAGCAAAGCCGAAGCAAGGAGCGCATGTACCAGCGCGAACACAGCAACGGGAAGGAGCAGCCCAGCAAAGGAGAAGACAGAAGGAGCCACGGCGTGGATCTGGGAAACGGGGCACTGCGCTCCAGGGCGGAATCTTCCTAA
- the LOC125708746 gene encoding pre-mRNA-splicing factor 38B-like isoform X2, with product MCGGVRGVGTGGIVSTAFCLLYKLFTLKLTRKQVMGLITHTDSPYIRALGFMYIRYTQPPSDLLDWFDGFLDDEEELDVKAGGGCVMTIGEMLRSFLTKLEWFSTLFPRIPVPVQKMIDQQIKSRPRKVLKKDGKEEMETERSPRRTPTPRRSPKRSRSKSHHRDGHGSSSFDWQLERERERQRKEREGMDKDRAERDRAAKDRWRSHSPERVSGLHGGRGRDHRRSRSASRDKKNERLEREGDGNRSQRKGRDQEKGRATERDRERSRDRRAKGEAEDRKHREEHDDKRHKDKRRAKKLSGIREGRHRSRNRGTKRSHSRSKDGTTRQRSEWPGSKRSRSRGRVDGEDRARKREQSRSKERMYQREHSNGKEQPSKGEDRRSHGVDLGNGALRSRAESS from the exons ATGTGTGGGGGG gtccgtggagttggAACAGGAGGCATTGTCTCGACAGCCTTCTGTCTGCTGTACAAGCTGTTCACGCTGAAACTCACACGCAAACAGGTGATGGGGCTGATCACGCACACGGACTCCCCCTACATCCGAGCCCTCGGCTTCATGTACATAAG ATACACCCAGCCTCCTTCGGACCTTCTGGACTGGTTTGATGGGTTTCTTGATGATGAAGAG GAGCTGGATGTGAAAGCAGGAGGTGGCTGTGTCATGACCATAGGGGAGATGCTGCGATCTTTCCTCACCAAGCTGGAGTGGTTCTCCACCCTTTTCCCACGCATCCCAGTGCCCGTTCAGAAGATGATAGACCAGCAGATAAAGAGCAGGCCAAGGAAGGTCCTCAAGAAGGATGGTaaagaggagatggagactgaaAG GTCTCCCAGGAGAACACCCACCCCTCGGAGATCTCCCAAAAGGTCAAGGAGCAAGAGCCACCACCGAGATGGGCACGGATCCAGCAGTTTCGACTGGCagctggagagagagagggagcgacaGAGGAAAGAGAGGGAGGGGATGGACAAGGACAGGGCTGAACGGGACAGGGCAGCCAAGGACCGTTGGCGCTCCCACAGCCCGGAACGAGTCTCAGGGCTACATGGGGGCAGAGGGAGGGACCACCGGCGCAGTCGTAGTGCCAGCCGAGACAAAAAGAATGAACGCTTGGAAAGGGAGGGCGACGGGAACAGGAGCCAGAGGAAGGGCCGAGACCAGGAGAAAGGCAGGGCCACCGAGCGGGACCGAGAGAGATCGCGAGACAGGAGGGCCAAGGGCGAGGCAGaggacaggaagcacagggaggAGCACGATGACAAGCGGCACAAGGACAAGCGCAGGGCCAAGAAGCTTAGCGGGATCCGGGAGGGGAGGCACCGCAGCCGGAACCGAGGTACTAAGCGCAGCCACAGCAGGAGCAAGGACGGGACCACCAGGCAGAGGTCGGAGTGGCCCGGGAGCAAGAGGAGCAGGAGCAGAGGCAGGGTCGACGGGGAGGACAGGGCCAGGAAGAGGGAGCAAAGCCGAAGCAAGGAGCGCATGTACCAGCGCGAACACAGCAACGGGAAGGAGCAGCCCAGCAAAGGAGAAGACAGAAGGAGCCACGGCGTGGATCTGGGAAACGGGGCACTGCGCTCCAGGGCGGAATCTTCCTAA
- the LOC125708746 gene encoding pre-mRNA-splicing factor 38B-like isoform X3, translating into MFSSLDLLCPAGELGIVSQHCWFACELDVKAGGGCVMTIGEMLRSFLTKLEWFSTLFPRIPVPVQKMIDQQIKSRPRKVLKKDGKEEMETERSPRRTPTPRRSPKRSRSKSHHRDGHGSSSFDWQLERERERQRKEREGMDKDRAERDRAAKDRWRSHSPERVSGLHGGRGRDHRRSRSASRDKKNERLEREGDGNRSQRKGRDQEKGRATERDRERSRDRRAKGEAEDRKHREEHDDKRHKDKRRAKKLSGIREGRHRSRNRGTKRSHSRSKDGTTRQRSEWPGSKRSRSRGRVDGEDRARKREQSRSKERMYQREHSNGKEQPSKGEDRRSHGVDLGNGALRSRAESS; encoded by the exons ATGTTTTCTTCTTTAGATCTCCTTTGTCCTGCAGGTGAATTGGGGATTGTATCTCAGCACTGTTGGTTTGCGTGT GAGCTGGATGTGAAAGCAGGAGGTGGCTGTGTCATGACCATAGGGGAGATGCTGCGATCTTTCCTCACCAAGCTGGAGTGGTTCTCCACCCTTTTCCCACGCATCCCAGTGCCCGTTCAGAAGATGATAGACCAGCAGATAAAGAGCAGGCCAAGGAAGGTCCTCAAGAAGGATGGTaaagaggagatggagactgaaAG GTCTCCCAGGAGAACACCCACCCCTCGGAGATCTCCCAAAAGGTCAAGGAGCAAGAGCCACCACCGAGATGGGCACGGATCCAGCAGTTTCGACTGGCagctggagagagagagggagcgacaGAGGAAAGAGAGGGAGGGGATGGACAAGGACAGGGCTGAACGGGACAGGGCAGCCAAGGACCGTTGGCGCTCCCACAGCCCGGAACGAGTCTCAGGGCTACATGGGGGCAGAGGGAGGGACCACCGGCGCAGTCGTAGTGCCAGCCGAGACAAAAAGAATGAACGCTTGGAAAGGGAGGGCGACGGGAACAGGAGCCAGAGGAAGGGCCGAGACCAGGAGAAAGGCAGGGCCACCGAGCGGGACCGAGAGAGATCGCGAGACAGGAGGGCCAAGGGCGAGGCAGaggacaggaagcacagggaggAGCACGATGACAAGCGGCACAAGGACAAGCGCAGGGCCAAGAAGCTTAGCGGGATCCGGGAGGGGAGGCACCGCAGCCGGAACCGAGGTACTAAGCGCAGCCACAGCAGGAGCAAGGACGGGACCACCAGGCAGAGGTCGGAGTGGCCCGGGAGCAAGAGGAGCAGGAGCAGAGGCAGGGTCGACGGGGAGGACAGGGCCAGGAAGAGGGAGCAAAGCCGAAGCAAGGAGCGCATGTACCAGCGCGAACACAGCAACGGGAAGGAGCAGCCCAGCAAAGGAGAAGACAGAAGGAGCCACGGCGTGGATCTGGGAAACGGGGCACTGCGCTCCAGGGCGGAATCTTCCTAA
- the LOC125708746 gene encoding pre-mRNA-splicing factor 38B-like isoform X4 has translation MTIGEMLRSFLTKLEWFSTLFPRIPVPVQKMIDQQIKSRPRKVLKKDGKEEMETERSPRRTPTPRRSPKRSRSKSHHRDGHGSSSFDWQLERERERQRKEREGMDKDRAERDRAAKDRWRSHSPERVSGLHGGRGRDHRRSRSASRDKKNERLEREGDGNRSQRKGRDQEKGRATERDRERSRDRRAKGEAEDRKHREEHDDKRHKDKRRAKKLSGIREGRHRSRNRGTKRSHSRSKDGTTRQRSEWPGSKRSRSRGRVDGEDRARKREQSRSKERMYQREHSNGKEQPSKGEDRRSHGVDLGNGALRSRAESS, from the exons ATGACCATAGGGGAGATGCTGCGATCTTTCCTCACCAAGCTGGAGTGGTTCTCCACCCTTTTCCCACGCATCCCAGTGCCCGTTCAGAAGATGATAGACCAGCAGATAAAGAGCAGGCCAAGGAAGGTCCTCAAGAAGGATGGTaaagaggagatggagactgaaAG GTCTCCCAGGAGAACACCCACCCCTCGGAGATCTCCCAAAAGGTCAAGGAGCAAGAGCCACCACCGAGATGGGCACGGATCCAGCAGTTTCGACTGGCagctggagagagagagggagcgacaGAGGAAAGAGAGGGAGGGGATGGACAAGGACAGGGCTGAACGGGACAGGGCAGCCAAGGACCGTTGGCGCTCCCACAGCCCGGAACGAGTCTCAGGGCTACATGGGGGCAGAGGGAGGGACCACCGGCGCAGTCGTAGTGCCAGCCGAGACAAAAAGAATGAACGCTTGGAAAGGGAGGGCGACGGGAACAGGAGCCAGAGGAAGGGCCGAGACCAGGAGAAAGGCAGGGCCACCGAGCGGGACCGAGAGAGATCGCGAGACAGGAGGGCCAAGGGCGAGGCAGaggacaggaagcacagggaggAGCACGATGACAAGCGGCACAAGGACAAGCGCAGGGCCAAGAAGCTTAGCGGGATCCGGGAGGGGAGGCACCGCAGCCGGAACCGAGGTACTAAGCGCAGCCACAGCAGGAGCAAGGACGGGACCACCAGGCAGAGGTCGGAGTGGCCCGGGAGCAAGAGGAGCAGGAGCAGAGGCAGGGTCGACGGGGAGGACAGGGCCAGGAAGAGGGAGCAAAGCCGAAGCAAGGAGCGCATGTACCAGCGCGAACACAGCAACGGGAAGGAGCAGCCCAGCAAAGGAGAAGACAGAAGGAGCCACGGCGTGGATCTGGGAAACGGGGCACTGCGCTCCAGGGCGGAATCTTCCTAA